The sequence AGACAACTGCTGTTTTCATTAACGGCGGCTAGAGTATGTGGTGGTGGATTTTGATGACAttgtgcctcctcctcctcccatgctCATGCCGCTTCCGTAACCACCGCCAGTGCTCATTCcaaagccgccgccgccgctgctgctcattccaaagccgccgccgccgctgctcaTTCCAAAGCCGCCGCCGCTTCCCATTCCATAGCTGCTGCCACCTCCATAGACAGTGCCGCACGTGCGGCCGCCACCGCCGCCTCCGCCGCCTCCGCCGCCTCCGCCGCCTCCGCCACCTGCACCTGGTGATGAGAATGAGATTAGTTAAGTACACATATCAAGTCAATTGATAGCTTCACTAATCGCCTACCCATCCCCAGTTGTTAGATTTACCATGAATACCATAGAACTTGTGTAGAGATGATCTGAGTTGTAAAGACTTAGGTCAACACTTACCATAGCTGCTGGATGAGGTCTGCATATGGATGGTTGCCTGTGCAGGACCGGCGGCAATTCTGCAGAGAGTACATAAATGAGCAATCTGAGCTGTTGACGATGCTACCGTCACAATGAGGCTCAATGCACTCTCTCATTGTTTTTCGAAGATGAAATGTTTTGTGAGTCCAAAGTGGCATTTACCTGATCTCCTCTCCTTCCAGTAGTTTCCTGTAGGTAGCAATCTCAATATCTAGAGCCAGCTTGACATTCATGAGCTCCTGGTATTCACGGACCTGGCGGGCCATGTCCTGTTTGGCTCTCTGCAGGGCCTCTTCTAGGTCCCTGATACGGGCCTTGGCGTCCTTGACAGCCAGCTCACCTCGCTCCTCAGCCTCAGCGATCTGGGCCTCCAGGTTGGCACGCTGAGAAGTTGGAAAGTTGGCAGACGCTTCAGGTTTGATATTTCTACATGTTCATCTGGTTTTTAACATGTTCTGGAAGCCTGCAtcattttgaatattttgtGAATGAGTCTATAAGTCAACTGAGCTCAAGCTAAACCACGTGTAACTGTGAGCTTACCTGTCCCTTGACTGACTCAATCTCATTCTGGAGGCGTGCAATCATACGGTTGAGCTCAGCAATCTCATTCTTAGTGTTGCGGAGGTCGTCTCCGGCCGAGCCGGCATTGGTCTGCATCTCCTGGAACTGAAGGAACACAATGAAAAATAGCAATTATTACAGGCTCCACAGACATTTCTgtgcaggtatgtgtgtgttttatattggAGTTGTTGGTATGATTGCTGTCTCTATCTACCTACCTTCTGCTCATACCAGCTTTCCGCATCAGCACGGTTGCGGGCAGCGATCTCCTCATACTGTGCCCTGACTTCTGCCACAATAGCATCCATGTCAAGGCTGCGGCGGTTGTCCATCTCCACAATGACTGAAGTGTCCTTGATCTGGCCCTGGAGTTCATTTAGTTCCTGGAGAAGAGACAACAgtaatttattcaaattataTTGAAAGTATGAGTAGAGCCACGACCGAAATCTGTTactcttgtttgtgttgttattgtttatctgTCTCCACTGGTTGCCTTCATGAAACAACAAACCTAACAGGACTGAGGTGTGGTTCATTTAGCTTACCGCCTCGTAGACACTTCTGAGGAAGTTAATCTCATCCTGAAGGGCATCAACCTTGGCCTCTAGCTCAACTTTGTTCATGTAGGCACCGTCTACATCCTGTAAGTGGAGAAGAAGGAAGTGTTCTGCATTGGTGATGGCTTGGAGGAAAAGCAATGATCCATCCTTGAAGCTGGAATGCCTGGCTTTAATGATTGCAGGATTTCTCTCACCTTCTTGAGGAGCACAAACTCATTTTCCACACCAGCACGCTTGTTGATTTCATCTTCATATCTGATGCAAACAAATGGAGGAAGAATGAGCTAACGGAAAATGTCGGTAGAAATCAGGTCTTGTCGGTCTGttcaaagacaacacacactcGGAGTCCTTCCCTGGTGTGAACTCACTTGTTCTTGAAGTCCTCCACCAGTCCCTGCATGTTTCTCAGCTCTCCGTCCAGCTTGACCTTCTCGTTGCCGAGTCCATCCAGCTGTCTGCGCAGGTTTGCGATGTAGGCCTCGAACATGGCGTCGATGTTGGAGCGGGAGGTGGTCTGCTCCTGCAGCAGGCTCCACTTGGTCTCCAGCATTTTGTTCTGCTGCTCCAGGAATCGCACCTGAAAGGTAAAAATGATTTCAGAAGTTAAGATCCACCAACTGCTGGATAAAGATATAGCTTTGAATATGACTATTTTATCATAActgctaataaaaaaaatctaataggAAAGGCAAATAGCCATGGGCACCTGCTATGTGGCATGAGTGCAGGGGGACTGGAGGAGGCAGCATCAGTGCATGAAACAGCAGCACCCTCCTTTTAGCTAACCACTGTTTTTAAACACAGCTGTTGTCTTTAGttccattcttcttcttctctcatttTGCTCTCTTGTCCGTGTTCCACTCATAAAAGTTTCCTTAAATCCCAACCCCCTCTTCCTGCAGATGCAGACGGCCGCAGGATGGATTATATTAGCTATTCCTTTTATTCATGATTTGGCTTACTTCTCTCCAGGAGAACAGAGAGGTTTGTCATCCTTATTTTACTTTACTCACATGATCCATCGAGCCACACCTATGTGTGACTTTACCACTCTAAAGGCTCTTGTAATAACCAATGCCTTTCAGGCCAGAGACTTTTGGTTCTGTCGTCACTGGAGAACTGAAAGAATCTGCTCCTTATGTCTTCTTTGCATTTGCATAGAGAAGTTGTGTGTAGGCTGCATTGCTCTGTCATCAGAGTTAcagttttatgtgtgtgtgtgtgcgtgtgtgtgtgtgtgtgtgtgtgtgtgtgtgtgtgtgtgtgtgtgtgtgtgtgtgtgtgtgtgtgtgtgtgtgtgtgtgtgtgtgtgtgtgtgtgtgatcgtgtaaTCGTGTGTGCATGTAAATGGCCAGATGAGGTGCGCCTTGCCACACCTCAGCCTTGCCCCACCCCTTAAAGCTCTGGCATTACCGCTCCCTCGCCTCAGGGAAGAATACTTTCGCTGAGTGAACTTGCCTTTCTCATCCCTCAGCAAACTAATTCTTCTGGCCTGAACTCAATTACCGCCAGTTCAGTGAGGATGTTTTAAAGATATATCATTttctaaaaatatttaattgaaCTGTTAATAAAAACGTTGACATTCTCCCCCATTGTGACCACTACTACGGCCTGTAATGATCTgaatatatatttgtgaatcATTTCAAACAGATGGAAGACCAGATCCCTTGTGTGAGGACAGATGAGGTGTGGCAGACAGGGAAAGCTAACTGAGCATTTTCTTGAGTAGGGTGTGGTTAACTTGTTCTTCATTTgtaacagagagaaaatgtcCCCCATCTTATTATCAAGAATGTCAATATCCAGCTTGGTTAGATTAGGAGCTCAATTATTGTGTCGTTATATTGTCATGTATGATAAATAATGCATGTAATGAAAATATCGTTTGAAGCGTACGATTTTTTTGCGATGCATTGCAAATATTTGAAGTCACCTTCCTGCATCACTGTGGAACGCTTGTCAAGCCTTGCTGCCATGGGAATGGGGTTGATAACCCGATCCCTTTCTCCCCTCAAACTTAGAGGGACCAGTCACTTGATACTCTAACTCTAATGTTTCCTGACTCTCCCTCCACACAGCGGCAGCTGGCAAGTGGAGGATTATGgtcaaaaataaattaaaggaaCACTGGTCCGCTTTCAATTTCAGTAGATGAGTGAGACAATGCACAGTATAGCTGACAAATCTAATTCATGCTAATAATATTATGACTAGTAGTTTTGGTTTTCAGAGCTAGCTCTAGCTAGGACCACAGTGTGGCTATTATCCACGTTGGGATCAGTTGCTGTGTAATATTTAATGAGCCCAGGTGGCTGTTTAGAGACAGCATGTTGCAGCTATCCACACTTGCACAAACCAATTAACTCTGTGTGTATTCATTCATTTCCTCCAGTTCAATCATATCAGCATCTATTGTTCAACAAGAGTTACAAACACT comes from Pleuronectes platessa chromosome 6, fPlePla1.1, whole genome shotgun sequence and encodes:
- the LOC128441738 gene encoding keratin, type II cytoskeletal cochleal encodes the protein MAFTQSIKRTSYGSVRSGGAGGGGGGGRSFSSQSATYGGGSARKSFSSSSMMRSGGSSGFVGGGSFGGGGGFGGGYGAGCGGGFVGGGFGAGGGGYGGGGGGGGSSLFSSGGAYGGFGGGGGGCIVPTIANVQCNQSLLAPLNLEIDPDISSVRTQEKNQIKGLNNRFASFIDKVRFLEQQNKMLETKWSLLQEQTTSRSNIDAMFEAYIANLRRQLDGLGNEKVKLDGELRNMQGLVEDFKNKYEDEINKRAGVENEFVLLKKDVDGAYMNKVELEAKVDALQDEINFLRSVYEAELNELQGQIKDTSVIVEMDNRRSLDMDAIVAEVRAQYEEIAARNRADAESWYEQKFQEMQTNAGSAGDDLRNTKNEIAELNRMIARLQNEIESVKGQRANLEAQIAEAEERGELAVKDAKARIRDLEEALQRAKQDMARQVREYQELMNVKLALDIEIATYRKLLEGEEIRIAAGPAQATIHMQTSSSSYGAGGGGGGGGGGGGGGGGGRTCGTVYGGGSSYGMGSGGGFGMSSGGGGFGMSSSGGGGFGMSTGGGYGSGMSMGGGGGTMSSKSTTTYSSRR